The nucleotide window AGCAGGGCCCAATACCACCTCTCCCCAAGCAACCCACTGGGCCCCCTGAGAAACACACTAGACAATTCTTCCTACACTCACTTTGCTGCTTGCTTCATGGCATATATCACAAACTTTCTCTGCAGTTCTGGAGGTCCTTGTACTCCTTCAAGCaatttgaggattttttcatattctgaacatgtttagaaaaaaaaaaaaaccttcagtaCGTGTAAAGAACAAAGAGGATGTATAACAAAAACTTGATGTCTCAGCAATCATTCAAGAGCTAGAATGTTAGAGCATGTGAGCTTTCCATGCTTACATACAGACATTCAAACACAGCCACCAATGGAGCTCTCAGAAACAATAAGCAATTAAGGAATAcaaaggactaaaaaaaaaaaaagtttactagCACATTTCTGTTCAAATAATGAGGTAATGAGGAACTATTCTAATTGTGAAAACTCAATTCTGGTAAAGGATGAGCCTCAACAAGTCGGTTGGATCTAGTCTAACTCAAAGAATGAGAAAGACTTGCTCTGGTTTCATGGAGAGAAATTCTTTTTACTTACGTCCTCCAAACTCTCGAATTTCCTTCTTCAACTGCTCTTTGACTTCCATATTGATCACTATTGGTATTGGCAGTTTATCTGGCACATCTCCCGACACAGACATTGCCGTGACCTTGGGGTCAACTGCAGAGAGACAGCTGGTAATGATTATTCTTACCAGTGCATTACTACCAGGTTTGTGAAGCAACCCACCCTTGCTGATGGCACTTAAGTCATGAGACAAAGAATCCAAGTGACCGTGTGGAATGCCATCTCCTGACATATTCATAAGCTCTGGAGGAACAGATTTTGATAAGAGGCCattggggatggggggtggggtttGACCACTTCTCGTCCCCTCCCCATGGGTACTATGAAAGACAGGTGCATCTGGAAACCAGATTGAATGTGGAGCTGCAATCATGAGCATTTCAACAACCCCACACAGACATCATCCACATGCTCCGTGTCTCTAAAGTTTTCATTTCATAGCAGAAGGCGATACCAGATAGATGGATCGGACCTAAAAATTGGACctcaagaaaaataatgcaataaagaAGCCTCTTATATTCCTGAACTGTGTGTACATATAGAAACCTACTTGGACACGATAACCAATTAAAAACCCTTCACAGAGCCGTGGCACCCTTCAATTAATGTCCCCTTGATGCCCTCAACAAGTGGAAAAGCTAAATGTGTCCCTTGGTATCAGAATGCCTCAATTGGAACTCCATCACCAAAAATCCCAGCTAGTAAATGACAATCCTCTTCAGTCTTTTCCATCACAGAAATTTAATTTGCTGTACTCCAAGTGTGATGGGTCTACTTCATTCAATCATCTTCCTCTTGCCAAGCATCAAGCCAACACTGGGGatcagcagtgaacaagacagaagaAACCCTTCCCTTTTGGAATGTATAACCCTGGTGGTAGGtataaaatgagcaaaggaaaaaatacagtttgTGTCAGGAAGTAAGTAAGCAGGGATGTTACAGACAGCAGAAGGGGAAGCATCCATGAGTGTGTTGTCAGCCAGGGCCCTCTGAGGAGGTGACgcctgggcagaggcaggagcaggagacagagcCAGCCTGTGCATACACAAAGCAGGAGTTCCAGGGGCCCTGAGGGCCATGCAGGCCCCCTAGAGTGGGACAAACCAGGGGTGGGTAGCAATGGACACACAGGGTTAGCAAGCAGGACACAGAGAGGATAGCTGATGGTAGGAGACGATGGCAGGTCTAGGTCCTGTAGTGTGTGTAGACCAGCATTTGGATCTCAGAATCTGTGCATAATAGAGGGTGGAGTTGATGACGCTAATGATGCACGTGTCAAGAACTGataactcgggatccctgggtggcgcagcggtttggcgcctgcctttggcccagggcgcgatcctggagacccgggatcgaatcccacgtcgggcttccggtgcatggagcctgcttctccctctgcctatgtctctgcctctctctctctctctctctctctctctctgtgactatcataaataaataaaaattaaaaaaaaaaagaactgataacTCTGTGGACATGGTCACTCTGGGCACACAGCAATAGATGAGCTCCCAGGGTCAAGTGGGAAAGCAGGACGTAAGCTCAGAAACTAGGGGAGCAGGTGAATGAGGCAGGAGGCACCATGGAATGAGGCACAGTGTAATGATGGGACTCAGGAACAATGACAGTACTAAGAGtctctggagaaagaagagcacaaGGAAGAATGAAAAGGCATATTCAAGAAGAAGGAACGCAGTAGGGTGAGGAGGGAAGCCAGAAATGTTTCTAGGAAGGACAGAGTGAACATCCAGTGTGGCTAAGAAATTGAGGGTAGCATCAGCCAGAGCTGGTAACCTTGATGGGAAATGCTCCCGTGGCATGGAGGGCCCAGAGACAGGGCTTCCGTGAGTGAGGTCAGGAACGGGAGGGTAGGACAGGCATCCTCACCATCTTCCAAGGTCATGGCTGAGCCTCCGGGGTGGGAtgttccctctccttcctctttcactgACAGCAGTGCCATCCTCTGCATTTTCTTAGACGGAGGAGGAGTGATGGGTTTCCCAGGATGTTTCTTTTGGCTTTGGGGCACAACAGCAGACTCCTCTGCTTTATCAGTCATCATTTCCTGAGGAGCATCAAGAAACGTGTTCCATTAATGACTAAAACGCAACACTACCTacacagtatggagggtccttaacaagttaaaaatagaacgacTGCTGGAAAGATTGATAAGTTCCAGCAATTTCCctactaggtacttacccaaaggatacaaacttactgatttgaaggggcgcatgtttatagcagcatttgcTACAAGACCCAAACTATGGTAAGAGCAcagatgtccatcgactgatAAGTGTAC belongs to Canis lupus familiaris isolate Mischka breed German Shepherd chromosome X, alternate assembly UU_Cfam_GSD_1.0, whole genome shotgun sequence and includes:
- the LOC119868238 gene encoding cancer/testis antigen family 45 member A8-like isoform X3; translation: MLERRLFLGFVSEFCEGLSLWNSLRTRVGTRLWEMMTDKAEESAVVPQSQKKHPGKPITPPPSKKMQRMALLSVKEEGEGTSHPGGSAMTLEDVDPKVTAMSVSGDVPDKLPIPIVINMEVKEQLKKEIREFGGQYEKILKLLEGVQGPPELQRKFVIYAMKQAAKVQRQDLIGHLQEVLDKLELDHFLKKDTHTHNL